The Haloarcula laminariae genomic sequence GGCTGGCGTAGGCCGCGCCGGGACAGATGCCCGAGACGCCCCAGCCGACCCCGAAGATGCCGCCGCCGAGCACGACGTTCCGGTCCAGCGACTTCACGCGCTTGCCGAACTGGGCGCCGGTGAGCGGTGCCGACCGCCCTGTCCTGGACAGCACGGCGAAGGCAATGCCCGCAACGGCACTGGCCCCGCCCATCACGAGCAGGAGTCCCATGTCCGAGAGCTGGAGAAATCGTAAGACGACCTCAGGGCGGTACATCCGACTCAGTCCGAGGCCGAACCCGAAGACGACCCCGCCCAGCAGGATGGCCGGCATGAACAGCGGGTGACGCTCGCCGTCCGATCGTGTCTCTTCCGCCATTACGGTGTCACCCCAAGCGCCATGACGACCTGTGCGGTCCCGATGGCAATGCCGACGAACGTGGCGACGTTCACCAGCGAGGTCTCCGAGAGCGAGCCCACGCCACAGACTCCGTGACCGGAGGTACAGCCCTTGCCGAGCCGCGTGCCGACGCCGACGAGGACGCCGCCGAACAGCAAGCGCCACCACTGGACCTCCGTGGTCCAGCCGAACTCGCCGACGGTGAGCCCGTAGATGGCGCCGCCGAGCACGATACCCAGCGTGAACACCACCCGCCAGTCACGGGTCGAAGTGAAGCGGAACTGCTGGAATCGCGACCGCTTCGAGACGTACGACAGCGTGGACTCCAGGAACGTGCTCGCGCCCGCAGTGATGCCGGTCGTCGCGTAGATGACGACGGTGCCGGCGCCGATGAACAGGCCGCCAAGCAGGTAGTGGAGCCAGCCGTTTGGCAGGAGCGTCTCGGCGAGCATCTACCGCCCCGTCATCGCGTCGGTGGTGGCAGCGCAGTTGTTCGGGCCCCGTTCCAGTTCGGCCGCGGTGTCGTCGTCCAGCGCCCGCTGGCCGAGGTTGGTCGCGATGATGTCCCTGTAGTTCTCGGGGCGGGGCGGCATATCGGCGAGGACGAACTCGACGAACGACTCCCTGTCGCGGTCGAGCGCGGGCATCGCCGCGGCGATACCACCGAGCGTGTCGGTGAAACTCCCGTCGTCGGCCTGCTCGGCCCCGTCGCTGACGTGGCCCGGCGCAACCAGCGTCTCGTCGGGGAGCGTGAGAATCCGTTCCTGGAGCGTGTCGTAGAGCTGTCCGGCGGCCGCTGGCGCACCCTCGGCGCCGTCTTCGAGGTCCGGCCGGGCGACGCTCTCGATGAACAGGCCGTCGCCGGTCAGTACGACGGCGTCGTCCACGAGATAGGCGGTCATTCCGCTCGTGTGGCCGGGAGCGTGGACGGCCTCGACCGAGATGTCGCCGAGAGCGACCGTCTCGCCGTCTGCGAGCGTGTCGTATGCGATGTCGTACTCGATACCGCGCGCGTCGGCCGCGTTCGGAACGACCGCCCGAACACCGTACTCGGTCGCCAGCGTTCGCACTCCGCTGACGTGGTCGGCGTGGACGTGCGTGTCGAGGGCAGCGACCAGTTCGGCGCCGTGGGCCTCGGCCGCGGCGACGTACTCGTCGGCGAAGGCGTGCAGCGGGTCCACGACGAGAGCCTCGCCGTCGTTGACTACGAGGTAGGAGAGACAGCCCGAGGACGGACGGTAGAACTGCACCACCGTCGCGTCCGTGTCGGCCGACAGCTCGTTACTCGCGAGAACCTGCTCCCAGCCCTCCATGCCGTCCTCGACCGCGACCACGTCGTCGACGTACGCTTCGTCGAGGACATCGGCGACGAATTTGCTCGATAGGCCCTTCGCACAGACGGTGTAGAGGGGTCGCGCCGCCGGTAGTTCTTCGAGTGCGCTCTCGGGGACGCCGTCGAGGAATTCGTAGTACGGCACGTTCGCGAAGGCGACGCCCTCGCCGTCGATGCGCCAGTCGTCGACATCGTCCGGGGTGCGCGTATCGAGCACGCCGACGGTCCCCCCGTCGTCCAGGCGGTCATAGAGGTCAGTCGGCTCGATGCTCGCGACGTCGTCGGGTATCGGGAACGGTTTATCGCTCATTCTGTATCGCACCTAGCTCGGTGGCACTGAAAAGTGTTGTGGGTGTATTGCACAACCTACGAAATAACGATTTATTGAGCATGCCCCGTTTTCTGATTGATGCACGAGATATGATTATCGACGCTTGGAACGGGTTCTTGGGTCCGGCAGGTTTATCGTGGCTGATAATGTATTGTAGACAGAGTACAATACAATGGCGGCCGATACGACACCAGACGACGTAGCCGAGACAATAGACGTGACCGGCGAGTCCTGCCCGATGCCGGTCGTGCGAACGAAACAGGCGGTCGATGACATCGATGTCGGGGACGTCCTGGAGGTGCTCGCGACCGACTCGGGGTCCGTCAGCGACATCGATGGCTGGGCGGACTCACTCGATACCGTCGAACTACTGGCCCAGTCCGAATCGACCGCGGACGGGCGGACCGTCTACCACCACTACGTCGAGCGGGTGGGCGAATGAGTAGCGAATCGGCGACCGCCGACGGCGTCGCGTCCGACCCGTCGGGCGAGGTCGCCGCGCTCGAAGCACGCATCGAGGACCTCGAAGCAGAGGTCGACACGCTCCGAGACGATGGCCCCAAATCGATGACCATCGTCGCGACCCAGGGTTCGCTCGATATGGCTTACCCGCCGCTCATACTCGCCAGCACCGCCGCGGCCTTCGGCTGGGACGTGACCGTCTTCCACACGTTCTGGGGGCTCGACATCCTCCACGAGGACCGCTCCCGGGACCTGCAGGTCAGCGCCGTCGGCAACCCGAACATGCCGATGCCGAACTTGCTAGGTGCGCTTCCGGGCGGCGACGCGCTGGCGACGTGGTACCTAAACCGCGAGATAGCCGACAACGGTACCGCGACTATCGAGGAGCTCGTCGAGACGAGTCTGGCGATGGGCGTGGACCTCCAGGCCTGCGAGATGACGACGGAACTGTTCGACTACGACCACGAGGCGTTCTACGACGGCGTGACGACCGACGTGGGCGCGGCGACGGCGCTCCGGCACATGGCCGACGCCGACGTGCAACTGCTGGTCTGATTACTCCCCGCCCTCCCGCCGCCCCATCTCGTGGCGCGTGAACTGCGGGGTGGCGAGACTGCTGCCGCGCGAGCGGCGGAACGACCAGGCCAGCACCGCCAGCGAGAGCCCGCTCACGCCAAGCGCCAGCGCCATCGGCGGGAGCGACGCGTCGACGTAGAAAAGCGCCGCCACGGGGATGCCGGCGGCCGCGACGAAACCCAACAGCAGCCGCCGGGCCATCTGCCGGGCGAGGCCCTCGCCGTCCCTGAGCACGGTCTCCAGCGTCAACTCCCCGCGCTGGGCGATGTCCAGGGCCCGCTCGGCACGGGGGGCCGTCGTCACGAGCGACCGGGCACCCCGGGTGACGGTCTCCTGAATCTCCTCGCGAATCGCATTGCCCGCGTCGGCCCCGCCCTGTTCCATCACGTAGTCGGTGATTATCTCGATGAAGTCGAAGTCGGGGTCGAGCGTGCGACAGACCCCCTCCAGTACCGTCGTCACCCGAACCACGAGCGCCAGGTCCTGCGGCAGGCGCATCGGGAACTCGTAGAGCTGGCTCTCGAACTGGCCGACGAGCTGTTCGACGCGGTACTCGCTGATGTCCTCGCCGCGGAACTGCTCGATGACTATCTCGAAGGCCTCGGCCATCACCTCGCGGTTCGCCGCCGGGTCCAGCGCTCCCATCGCGACGAATGCGTCCATCACCCGGTCCACGTCGTCGGTCGCCAGCCCGACGTAGAACTCCATCAGCTGCTCGCGGGTCCGCGGCCCCAGCCGACCGGTCATCCCGAAGTCGTAGAACACCAGGGTCCCGTCGTCCTGCACGGCGAGGTTTCCGGGGTGGGGGTCCGCGTGGAACCGGCCGTCCTCGACTATCATCTGGATGTACACCTCCTCCAGCCGCTGGACCAGCTCGCCGCGGTCGACGCCCCGCTCGTCGATGCGGGCCACGTCGTCTATCTTCACCCCGTCGAGATACGTCATCGTCACCACGCGGTCCGTCGAGTGGCTCGCGACGACCTCCGGGATGGCCACGTCGTCGCGGTCCGCAAAGCTCGCCCCTATCTCGCCGAGCATCCGGGCCTCGTGGGCGTAGTCCATCTCCTCGCGGATGGTGACTGCGAACTCCTCGCTCAGGTTCTCCAGCGTGTAGGCCTGTGCCGGCTCCGCCCCGCGGGCCAGGACCGGCGTCAGCGTCTCCAGCACCCTGAGGTCGGACTCGACGCGCTCGCGGATGCCGGGCCGGAGGACTTTCACCGCGACGCGCTCCGCGTCGACGGTCGCCTCGTACACCTGGCCAAGCGACGCGCCGCTGATGGGGTCGGTGTCGAAGCCCTCGAAGCGCTCGCCGACCGGCCCGCCCAGTTCCGCTTCGAGCACCGGCTCGATTTCCGCCCACGGCTCGGGCGGGACCTTGTCCTGTAGCTCCGAGAGGACCTCGATGTACTCGCCGGGGAGGGCGTCGGGTCGCGTCGACAGCATCTGCCCGAGCTTGATGAAGGCCGGTCCCAGGTCCAGAAACGTCGTCTTGAGCCGCCGCGCCCGCTTGACGCGCTGGTCGCTCGTCACCTCACGGGAGCGGCCGAAAAGCAGGAACCGCTTGCGGTCCCTGGCCCAGCCCCAGACGAACGGAACGAACTGCCAGGCGACGACGACGGCCCGCCACAGCGCCCGCAGGCGAACGCTGAGGCCGGACGGCTGGCGCCCCCGGGACGGCTGCGACTCGCTCACTGGCCGTGTCTGAGGGCTCTGTTCGTATGAACGTACTGGATGGGGCTGTACTGCGGTGTCCGACCAAATCAGAGCTAGCGGGAGAGGCGAACTACTGGCCTCAGCAGCGCCGGCCGCTCACAGCGGCAGCGAATCGGGTGATTGGCACAGGCCGGTCCTCGTCACCTCAGGCCGCCAAGGGCAACTTCATGGTCACTGTACTGCCCTGGCCGTCCGCGTCGTTTTGCAGTCTGAGTGCGCCGTCGTACGTCTCCAGGACCCACTTCGAGAGCCAGAGCCCGAGCCCGTTGCTGTGTTCCAGCTGTGTCTCGACGGCATCGTCGTTTATCAGGGACAGCTCTTCCTCGGGGAACCCGTCCCCGCTGTCGTCGATGGTCACTTCGAGCGTGCTCCCCGCCCGGTCGCTCGCAATCGTGATTTCGGGGGACTCGCCGCTGTAGACGAACGCGTTCTCCAACAGCTCCCGAACCGCTACCTCGACGTGAGAGCCGGCCAGCACAGTAGCCCCGGCCCCGACGTCGTTCTCGACAGTCGCGGCGGGATGGCTCTCCTGTAACGCGGCGACCCGCTCCTGAATCAGCGGCGCCAGGTCCACCGGCCGCAGTGTGCTCTCCGAGTCGAGTAGCTCGTCCACGACAGCTATCTGGGACTGGGTACTGCTCAGGCTGTCGGCCAACTCGATTATGCGGGTGCCGATATCCGTCTCGCCGGCCGTGTGTGTCGTCCCGGTGTCCGAGAGGTGTTCGCCGTAGCCGATCAACAGCTGTGCGGCGTGTTTGAGGTCGTGTCGCACGAACCGATTGATAACGGCCGCTTTCTGTCGCTGTCTGGCGACGGTCTGGGCACGAATCCGGCGGACGTCGTTGAAGCCGATGAGCACGTGGGCGAACGCGCTGACACCGACGATTATCGCACCGGACAGAAGGGGTGCCGACACCCGTCCGCCGGCGGCCGCCTGAAACGTAAACACCAGCGCGAGTACGGCTGTCGTGGCGACCACGCCGAGCGTGTTCCACCCCGCAATCCGGAGGAGGTGCTGTGACTGGACCTCGGCTCGATAGGCGATGGGCCCGGTCACGATGAACGCGAGCCCCAGCAGCAACGTCATACCGGCGACCACCAGACCAGCGACTCCGGGGAGGCCGTCAAGGAGCTCCCGTCCGGCGATAGCACTGAGCCCAACGCCGGTGGCGCTGATGAGAGATGTCGCGAAAAGGCGAGTCGGATTCACGGGCTATTTTGGTGTATTCGGCTGATAACCCTGCTGATTCATGCCGACTCAGCTATTCCGTCGCACGGACACGCCGTTCGACGGACCGGGCTGACGGCGTCGAACTGTCGCCAATCGGGGGACTGCAGGGGGTTATCACCGGCTACGCCGTTCAACGAACCGCGCCGCTACGGCGAGCCACCGGTATCCGTCAGGCTGGACGCCCGGGCGACGGCCGCTCTCACGGGCGTAGCGAGCCGAGCAACTCGTAGTCGGTGTCGGGCGTGTACCGGCGGAACACGAGGCTGTTTGCCAGCACGGACACCGACGACAGCGCCATCGCCCCGGCCGCGAGCGCCGGCTGGAGCAGGCCCAGGGAAGCCAGCGGAATCATCACCGTGTTGTACCCCAGCGCCCAGAAGAGGTTCTGCTTTATCTTCCGGAGGCTGGCCTCGGAGATGCGGATGGCCTTCAACACGTCGGCGGGGTCGTCACGCAGCAGCGTCACGTCGGCGGCCTCGATGGCCACGTCGGTACCCGAGCCGATGGCACACCCCACGGTGGCCGTCGCCAGCGCGGGCGCGTCGTTGACGCCGTCGCCCACCATCATCGCCCGGCTGCCGTCGTCCTGAATCCCCTCGACGGCCGCGGCCTTCTCCTCGGGGAGCACCTCGGCCTGGACGTTGTCGGGGTCGATGCCGACCTGCTCGGCGACCGCCCGGGCGGTCCGCCCGTTGTCGCCGGTTATCATCCACACGTCCAGGCCGCGCTCGCGGAGGTCGCCGACGGCGCGCTTGGCGCTGTCCTTGACGGTGTCCGCGTCGGCGACGACGCCGACCAGCTCGAAGCTACCCGCGCTCGGCGCGGACAGTGCGACGAGCATCGCCGTCTTCCCCTCCCGTTCCAGGGCGTCCATGCGCTCCTCGGCGGGCTCGGTGTCGACGCCGTTGTCCTCGAGCAGTTTGCGGTTCCCGACCAGCACGTCGCCGTGTTCGGTGGTCGCCCGGACGCCCTGGCCCGGGACGTTCTCGAAGGACTCGGCGTCCTCGAATTCGACGCCGCGCTCGCGTGCGCCCTCGACGATGGCCTCCGCGAGCGGGTGCTCACTGCCGCTCTCGGCGCTGGCGGCGAGTTCGAGGACGAACGCCTCGGTGAGCTCGGGGCGCTCTGCCAGGGCCCCGCCGTCGGCGGCCGGACCGACGACTTCGACGTCGGTCAGCTCCATCGCGCCCTCGGTCAGCGTCCCGGTCTTGTCGAAGACGACGGTGTCGATGTCCCGCACCGTTTCGAGCACGTCGCCGCCCTTGAACAGGACGCCGTTGCGCGCGCCGATGGCGGTCCCGACCATCGTCGCGGCGGGCGTCGCCAGCCCCAGCGCGCAGGGGCAGGCGATGAGGACGGCGGAGGCGAAGACGACGACGGCGAACTCGGAGACGCCCACGGCGGCCGGCCCGCCGGCCGCGAGGCCCCAGACGGGGAGCGAAGCCACGAAGCCGGCCAGCGCCTCGGGGAACAGCGCCCAGACGACCGCCCACAGCAGGGCGTTGCCGATGACCGCCGGGACGAAATAGGCCGAGATGCGGTCGGCGACGTTCTGGATGTCGGGCTGGCGCGACTGGGCCTGCTTGACGCGCTCGACGATCTGCTGGAGCGCCGTCTCCGAGCCGACCTTCGTCGCCTCGATTTCGAGGACGCCGTTCTGGTTGACCGTGGCGCCGATGACCTCGTCGCCCTCGCCCTTCTCGACGGGGACCGACTCGCCGGTGACCATCGATTCGTCGACCGCACTGCCGCCGTCCCGGACCACGCCGTCGGTGGGTATCTTCTCGCCGGGACGGACCTTCAGGCGGTCGCCCACCGCCACGTCCGAGAGTGGAATCTCCACCTCGGTGCCGTCCTCGCGGACGACGGTAGCGGTGTCGGCCTCCATCTCCAGGAGCTCACGGATGGCGGCGCCGGCCTGGGACTTCGAGCGGGCCTCCAGGTAGTTGCCGAGCGTGATGAACACGAGGATGAAGGCGGCCGTATCGAAGTACAGCCCCGTGCTGGCGATGATATCGAGCAGGGCGACGACGGAGTAGCCGTACGCCGTCGAGGAGCCCAGCGCGATGAGCACGTCCATGTTGGCCCGTCGGTTCTTCACGAGCGCGTTGTAGGCGTTCTCGTAGAACGGCTTGCCCAGCGCTATCTGGACCGGCGTCGCGAGCGCGAACTGGACCCAGCCCAGCGGGACCCCGAGCAGGGTCGCCTCGAACAGCCCCAGCGAGAGCAGGTGGTCGGCCATGAAGAGGAGCAGCGGGAGCGAGAGCGCGGCGCCGAAGAGGGTGAGCCGGAGCTGTTTCCGTACCTCCGCGTCCCGGGCGGCGTCGCGCCGGTCGGCCGAGGACTGGCCGCTGTCCTCGCCGTCTGCCCCGTCCTCCCGGACCGGCGAGTAGCCGGCGTCCTCGATGGCGTCGTAGAGGTCCGACAGCGAGGTGACCGACGGGAGATACGTCACCTGTGCCTCGTCGGTCGCGTAGTTCACGTCCGCCGAGACGACGCCCTCGACGCCCTCCAGCGCCGCCGCGTTCGTCTCGGCGCAGTTCGCACACGACATGTCCGTGATGCCGACAGTCGTCGTCTCGGTGTCGACGCCGTAGCCGGCGTCCTGTACCGCGTCGACGATGTCGCCGAGCGACACCCGTTCGGGGTCGTAGGTGACGCTGCCCTCGTCCGTGGCGTAGTTCGCGTCGACCGACGAGACGCCGTCGAGGTCGCCGACGCGGTCCTCGATGGTCCCCGAGCAGTTCGCACAGCTCATGCCCGTTAGTTCCAGGCGGATAGTGTGGTCACTCATCTTGTATGCTAGTAGGGGCTACCCGTTGATGCGGTTTGTCACTTTCTTCGGTAAGTCTCTGGATCCGAAAACCTTCGAGTCGAAAGTTAAGATACGCTTCGTTCTCCGTTCCGAAACTCAGAGCGGCAGCGCGTTCGCTATCGCGGTGACGACGGTCTCCCACAGCGAGACCCCCGCGACCACCTTCAGCGCGAAGTCGGCGGCGAAAAAGCAGAACAGGCCGGCGCCGACGAGGTGGGCATTCCGCAGGTCGAAGCGGTGGGAGAACGCGTGGAAAAACAGCGCGTTGGCGATGCTGACGGGGATGATGGCGAGCATCTCGCCGGTCCAGATGGCCGTCCCGAAAGCGGGGTACTGGGCGGCCAGCGAGATGGTGATGAGCTGGGTCTTGTCGCCGAACTCGCCGAAGGCCATCATCGCGAAGATTGGGAGAAACCCACCGAGCCTGTTCGGCACCTGCCAGTCGACGTAGGGGACGCGCACGTCGAGTTCGCCGCCGTCGGTCAGGGCGCCCGTGGCGGCCTCCTTGTCGGGGGCGTCCTTTTCCGGTGCGGTCCTGACCAGCAGGTACGCGAAGAGGACGAAGAGCGCTGCCGTCAGCGCGTCGAGGTAGATGCCCGGCAGCAGTCCGGTGACGGCGCTGCCGAGCCAGACCTCGAGCGCCGTCCAGCCGGCGAACGCGGTGCCGGCGGCGGCGACGACCATCGCCGGGTGGTAGCGCGTGGAGAGGCCCGCGATGATGAACTGGACCTTCTCGCCCGGCAGGACGGCCAGCTGTGCGCCGGCGGCGATGGCGACGACGCCGAGCCACGTGGCCTCACTCACGCCCCGCTCACCTCTTCTGCGGCGTCCTTGGGGTTGCGGACCTGGATGGCGTCGGCGATGTGGTCGGGCAGCGCCACCGTCTCGCCGCTGTTCAGTCGGACCGTCACCAGCCCTATCGGGGCCACTTCCTCGACGACGAGTTCGATGCCCGGGCGGATGCCGGCCCCGTCCAGATAGGTCAGCTCCTCGGGGTCGCGGTCGCGGACGCGGGCGACGCGCAGGCGGCTCCCCTCGCCGTGGTCGGCCAGGGCCGACGCCGAGCTGTCGTCGATGGGGTCCAACGTGTCGCTGGGAATCGGGTCGCCGTGGGGGTCGACCTCGGGGTCGTCAAGCGCGGCGGCCACGCGGCGCTCGAACTCCTCGCTGATGTGGTGTTCCAGAATCTCGGCTTCCTCGTGGACGGTCGACCAGTCGTATCCCAGCTTCTCGGTGAGAAACGTCTCCAGCAGTCGGTGGTGGCGGATGACCTCGAGGGCGACCGTCTCGCCCTCGGCCGTCAGCGTGACGCCCTTGTACTTCTCGCGCTCGAGGAGGTCGCGGTCGGCGAGCGTCTCGACCATGCTCGTCGCCGTCGGGGGCGTCACGTCGAGGGTTTCGGCGATGGTCGAGGTGGCCACGGGCGGGTCGCCCTCCCGTTCGAGCCGGTAGATCGCCTTCAGATAGTCCTCCATCTTCGCGCTCAACATACGAAGGATTAGACTAGTCTAATGCAAAAGTATGCTGGTTCGAAACAATTATTCGGACGGCCCGTCGCCTACGTGGGTCAGGGCCCGTCGTCGGTGTAGGTCTCGTGACGGGCGCGGGTGACCAGATAGAGACACAGGTAGCCGATCGCTCCGAGCACGAACAGGGTCGCCGGAATCAGGAACGGTCCGAAAGTCGCAATGAGCGTCTCGACGACCGCCGGCAGTAACATGCCCTCACTTGCCGCGCCGGCCACATAAGCCTCGCCACCGAACCGAC encodes the following:
- a CDS encoding sensor histidine kinase: MTLLLGLAFIVTGPIAYRAEVQSQHLLRIAGWNTLGVVATTAVLALVFTFQAAAGGRVSAPLLSGAIIVGVSAFAHVLIGFNDVRRIRAQTVARQRQKAAVINRFVRHDLKHAAQLLIGYGEHLSDTGTTHTAGETDIGTRIIELADSLSSTQSQIAVVDELLDSESTLRPVDLAPLIQERVAALQESHPAATVENDVGAGATVLAGSHVEVAVRELLENAFVYSGESPEITIASDRAGSTLEVTIDDSGDGFPEEELSLINDDAVETQLEHSNGLGLWLSKWVLETYDGALRLQNDADGQGSTVTMKLPLAA
- a CDS encoding DUF6691 family protein, giving the protein MAEETRSDGERHPLFMPAILLGGVVFGFGLGLSRMYRPEVVLRFLQLSDMGLLLVMGGASAVAGIAFAVLSRTGRSAPLTGAQFGKRVKSLDRNVVLGGGIFGVGWGVSGICPGAAYASLGVGNVTIVYALVGMFAGAYLQGYVRSTDDTGAAEVPS
- a CDS encoding MBL fold metallo-hydrolase, producing MSDKPFPIPDDVASIEPTDLYDRLDDGGTVGVLDTRTPDDVDDWRIDGEGVAFANVPYYEFLDGVPESALEELPAARPLYTVCAKGLSSKFVADVLDEAYVDDVVAVEDGMEGWEQVLASNELSADTDATVVQFYRPSSGCLSYLVVNDGEALVVDPLHAFADEYVAAAEAHGAELVAALDTHVHADHVSGVRTLATEYGVRAVVPNAADARGIEYDIAYDTLADGETVALGDISVEAVHAPGHTSGMTAYLVDDAVVLTGDGLFIESVARPDLEDGAEGAPAAAGQLYDTLQERILTLPDETLVAPGHVSDGAEQADDGSFTDTLGGIAAAMPALDRDRESFVEFVLADMPPRPENYRDIIATNLGQRALDDDTAAELERGPNNCAATTDAMTGR
- a CDS encoding DsrE/DsrF/DrsH-like family protein gives rise to the protein MSSESATADGVASDPSGEVAALEARIEDLEAEVDTLRDDGPKSMTIVATQGSLDMAYPPLILASTAAAFGWDVTVFHTFWGLDILHEDRSRDLQVSAVGNPNMPMPNLLGALPGGDALATWYLNREIADNGTATIEELVETSLAMGVDLQACEMTTELFDYDHEAFYDGVTTDVGAATALRHMADADVQLLV
- a CDS encoding metal-dependent transcriptional regulator; this encodes MLSAKMEDYLKAIYRLEREGDPPVATSTIAETLDVTPPTATSMVETLADRDLLEREKYKGVTLTAEGETVALEVIRHHRLLETFLTEKLGYDWSTVHEEAEILEHHISEEFERRVAAALDDPEVDPHGDPIPSDTLDPIDDSSASALADHGEGSRLRVARVRDRDPEELTYLDGAGIRPGIELVVEEVAPIGLVTVRLNSGETVALPDHIADAIQVRNPKDAAEEVSGA
- a CDS encoding TMEM165/GDT1 family protein, whose amino-acid sequence is MSEATWLGVVAIAAGAQLAVLPGEKVQFIIAGLSTRYHPAMVVAAAGTAFAGWTALEVWLGSAVTGLLPGIYLDALTAALFVLFAYLLVRTAPEKDAPDKEAATGALTDGGELDVRVPYVDWQVPNRLGGFLPIFAMMAFGEFGDKTQLITISLAAQYPAFGTAIWTGEMLAIIPVSIANALFFHAFSHRFDLRNAHLVGAGLFCFFAADFALKVVAGVSLWETVVTAIANALPL
- a CDS encoding sulfurtransferase TusA family protein codes for the protein MAADTTPDDVAETIDVTGESCPMPVVRTKQAVDDIDVGDVLEVLATDSGSVSDIDGWADSLDTVELLAQSESTADGRTVYHHYVERVGE
- a CDS encoding heavy metal translocating P-type ATPase; this translates as MSDHTIRLELTGMSCANCSGTIEDRVGDLDGVSSVDANYATDEGSVTYDPERVSLGDIVDAVQDAGYGVDTETTTVGITDMSCANCAETNAAALEGVEGVVSADVNYATDEAQVTYLPSVTSLSDLYDAIEDAGYSPVREDGADGEDSGQSSADRRDAARDAEVRKQLRLTLFGAALSLPLLLFMADHLLSLGLFEATLLGVPLGWVQFALATPVQIALGKPFYENAYNALVKNRRANMDVLIALGSSTAYGYSVVALLDIIASTGLYFDTAAFILVFITLGNYLEARSKSQAGAAIRELLEMEADTATVVREDGTEVEIPLSDVAVGDRLKVRPGEKIPTDGVVRDGGSAVDESMVTGESVPVEKGEGDEVIGATVNQNGVLEIEATKVGSETALQQIVERVKQAQSRQPDIQNVADRISAYFVPAVIGNALLWAVVWALFPEALAGFVASLPVWGLAAGGPAAVGVSEFAVVVFASAVLIACPCALGLATPAATMVGTAIGARNGVLFKGGDVLETVRDIDTVVFDKTGTLTEGAMELTDVEVVGPAADGGALAERPELTEAFVLELAASAESGSEHPLAEAIVEGARERGVEFEDAESFENVPGQGVRATTEHGDVLVGNRKLLEDNGVDTEPAEERMDALEREGKTAMLVALSAPSAGSFELVGVVADADTVKDSAKRAVGDLRERGLDVWMITGDNGRTARAVAEQVGIDPDNVQAEVLPEEKAAAVEGIQDDGSRAMMVGDGVNDAPALATATVGCAIGSGTDVAIEAADVTLLRDDPADVLKAIRISEASLRKIKQNLFWALGYNTVMIPLASLGLLQPALAAGAMALSSVSVLANSLVFRRYTPDTDYELLGSLRP
- a CDS encoding ABC1 kinase family protein; this translates as MSESQPSRGRQPSGLSVRLRALWRAVVVAWQFVPFVWGWARDRKRFLLFGRSREVTSDQRVKRARRLKTTFLDLGPAFIKLGQMLSTRPDALPGEYIEVLSELQDKVPPEPWAEIEPVLEAELGGPVGERFEGFDTDPISGASLGQVYEATVDAERVAVKVLRPGIRERVESDLRVLETLTPVLARGAEPAQAYTLENLSEEFAVTIREEMDYAHEARMLGEIGASFADRDDVAIPEVVASHSTDRVVTMTYLDGVKIDDVARIDERGVDRGELVQRLEEVYIQMIVEDGRFHADPHPGNLAVQDDGTLVFYDFGMTGRLGPRTREQLMEFYVGLATDDVDRVMDAFVAMGALDPAANREVMAEAFEIVIEQFRGEDISEYRVEQLVGQFESQLYEFPMRLPQDLALVVRVTTVLEGVCRTLDPDFDFIEIITDYVMEQGGADAGNAIREEIQETVTRGARSLVTTAPRAERALDIAQRGELTLETVLRDGEGLARQMARRLLLGFVAAAGIPVAALFYVDASLPPMALALGVSGLSLAVLAWSFRRSRGSSLATPQFTRHEMGRREGGE
- a CDS encoding YeeE/YedE family protein, whose translation is MLAETLLPNGWLHYLLGGLFIGAGTVVIYATTGITAGASTFLESTLSYVSKRSRFQQFRFTSTRDWRVVFTLGIVLGGAIYGLTVGEFGWTTEVQWWRLLFGGVLVGVGTRLGKGCTSGHGVCGVGSLSETSLVNVATFVGIAIGTAQVVMALGVTP